From Channa argus isolate prfri chromosome 18, Channa argus male v1.0, whole genome shotgun sequence, the proteins below share one genomic window:
- the LOC137103888 gene encoding septin-8-B-like isoform X2: protein MFSKNFNKNTKYEDIISKSVRLPSGSPVVYQLTPKKKKFGTLTRMTVGERNMSKKNKTILLVGETGAGKSTLVNTLFNYTMGVTWKDKIWFEIVDEEEKQQRESRTSDVIMYEVFEFQEKTLPFSLTIIDTPGYGDTRGIEYDNRVSQRLLDLFHSEDGVHEINAVGLVMKASENRLSDRLKYIFDSVVSLFGKDLEENIVALITHSDGATPINVLKALDASKIKCPKNEKNQPIHFLLNNCQNSERTEETKVGLKNGWKVTANGMAEFTEYLETSTPQKLMTTVEVLMTRVRLTACIQNLQDRIKLIDGKQTEIQQIQEVLKNHEKEMKKNEKFTVEVDEVYKEKEDIKGGMWLVFYEGAVCCKVCEENCHYPGCTKAWYPEHCEVINNGLCTVCTNKCPASDHVKVKWRFVTKTRKVQKTEDEMKEKYEKNKSESEKTGTLLENLEKEMKELTAEKNQLLEESYQHVVKLEQITLNVESLSTYVNLNFLTEKMKEKADTAKVQKLEEVKSRVDEGTRAGL from the coding sequence GTTCAGTAAAAATTTTAACAAGAACACAAAATATGAGGACATCATCTCTAAAAGTGTTCGGCTCCCTTCAGGATCTCCCGTTGTCTACCAGCTGACACCGAAGAAAAAGAAGTTTGGAACCTTGACAAGAATGACTGTTGGTGAAAGGAACATgagcaagaaaaataaaaccatcttACTTGTGGGTGAAACAGGAGCAGGAAAATCTACTCTGGTCAACACTTTGTTCAACTACACCATGGGAGTGACGTGGAAAGACAAAATCTGGTTTGAGATTGTAGACgaggaggaaaaacaacagCGTGAAAGTCGGACATCAGATGTAATCATGTACGAGGTCTTTGAATTTCAAGAGAAaactctgcctttctctctgaCCATCATCGATACTCCTGGATATGGAGACACCAGAGGGATCGAATATGACAACAGGGTCAGTCAGAGATTATTGGACTTGTTTCACTCAGAGGACGGAGTTCATGAAATTAATGCAGTGGGTCTGGTGATGAAGGCAAGTGAGAATCGATTGAGCGACCGACTGAAATACATCTTTGATTCAGTGGTGTCTCTGTTTGGAAAAGACCTGGAGGAGAACATCGTAGCTCTGATCACACATTCAGATGGAGCAACACCAATCAATGTTCTAAAAGCTCTTGATGCCTCAAAGATTAAATGTCCCAAAAACGAGAAGAATCAACCCATTCACTTCCTGCTTAACAACTGTCAGAACTCGGAGAGAACAGAGGAAACTAAGGTTGGTTTGAAGAATGGATGGAAAGTAACAGCAAATGGAATGGCTGAATTTACAGAATATCTGGAAACATCTACACCTCAAAAACTGATGACAACAGTTGAAGTGTTGATGACACGTGTCAGACTGACGGCCTGCATCCAAAACCTGCAAGACAGAATCAAGCTGATTGACGGGAAACAGACCGAGATCCAACAAATCCAAGAAGTTCTGAAAAATCATGAgaaagagatgaagaagaaTGAGAAGTTCACTGTAGAGGTTGATGAGGtttacaaagagaaagaagacatCAAAGGTGGGATGTGGTTGGTGTTTTATGAAGGAGCCGTCTGCTGTAAAGTTTGTGAGGAGAACTGTCACTATCCTGGATGTACAAAGGCCTGGTATCCTGAACACTGTGAGGTCATTAACAATGGCCTCTGCACTGTCTGTACCAACAAGTGTCCTGCGTCAGATCATGTGAAAGTAAAGTGGAGGTTTGTGACCAAGACCAGAAAGGTTCAGAAGACTGAAGATGAAATGAAAGAGAAGTATGAAAAGAACAAGTCAGAGAGCGAGAAGACGGGAACTCTGCTGGAAAATctagaaaaggaaatgaaagagcTGACAGCAGAGAAGAATCAGCTGCTGGAAGAGTCGTACCAACATGTTGTTAAACTTGAGCAGATCACCCTGAATGTTGAGTCACTGTCCACTTATGTTAACCTGAACTTCCTGACTGAAAAGATGAAGGAGAAAGCAGACACAGCAAAGGTCCAAAAACTGGAGGAGGTGAAAAGTCGAGTGGATGAAGGAACCAGAGCAGGACTGTGA